A single window of Neospora caninum Liverpool complete genome, chromosome XII DNA harbors:
- a CDS encoding Ubiquitin carrier protein, related gives MAGSTLSNHQVSSNRKQCDFTKLMMAGFDLELNNDSTQDFHVVFHGPKGTLYEGGVWKVHVTLPDDYPFASPSIGFMNKMLHPNVDEASGSVCLDVINQTWTPLYSLVNVFEVFLPQLLTYPNPTDPLNSEAASLMSRDKRLYEEKVREYVRLYASREEWEKEQREKKEAQKNGLCGATAETSTTSSGEASTVGETVPTTATTADATNDAVSEISDLGSPADIEDVDISAL, from the exons ATGGCAGGTTCGACGCTCTCGAACCATCAAGTCTCTTCAAATCGCAAACAGTGCGACTTCACGAAACT AATGATGGCCGGATTCGACTTGGAGTTGAACAACGATAGCACGCAAGATTTCCACGTGGTCTTCCATGGACCGAAAGGAA CGCTGTACGAAGGGGGCGTGTGGAAGGTGCACGTGACGCTGCCAGACGATTACCCTTTTGCGTCGCCATCAATCGGATTCATGAATAAGATGCTTCATCCGAACGTCGATGAGGCCTCCGGATCCGTCTGCCTCGACGTCATCAATCAGACGTGGACTCCCCTCTACA GCCTCGTGAACGTCTTTGAAGTCTTCTTGCCGCAATTGCTTACATATCCAAATCCAACGGACCCTCTCAACAGCGAGGCGGCTTCTCTTATGTCGCGCGATAAACGTCTGTACGAAGAGAAAGTCCGTG AGTATGTGCGGCTGTACGCAAGTCGAGAAGAGTGGGAGAAGGAGCAGCgtgagaagaaggaggcgcaAAAAAACGGCCTTTGTGGCGCTACAGCAGAGACGTCCACGACTTCCAGCGGCGAAGCGTCGACCGTTGGGGAAACTGTCCCCACAACGGCGACAACTGCCGACGCCACGAACGATGCAGTTTCCGAGATCAGCGATTTGGGCAGTCCGGCCGACATTGAAGACGTGGATATATCTGCTCTCTGA